From the Luteolibacter sp. Y139 genome, one window contains:
- a CDS encoding response regulator transcription factor, with protein MTPALPARPLLVVDDDRKLCGLIRDYLQPHGWQVDMRHSGPEGLEAARVGKYEAMLLDVMMPGMDGFEVLRELRKTSTIPVLMLTAMGEEADRIVGLELGADDYLPKTFSSRELLARLRAVTRRSTPAANGAPSTKDLVCGDLVVNEESHVATLGGEALDLTALEFAILACLLKAKGRVKTREGLLEEVSDRRFDVFDRSIDVHVSQLRRKLGDDAKQPRFIRTIRGVGYKLEDTAP; from the coding sequence ATGACTCCCGCTCTGCCCGCCCGGCCCTTGCTGGTGGTTGATGACGATCGCAAGCTCTGCGGATTGATCCGCGACTATCTCCAGCCCCACGGCTGGCAGGTGGACATGCGCCACAGCGGGCCCGAGGGGCTCGAGGCAGCGCGCGTGGGGAAATACGAGGCGATGCTGCTGGATGTGATGATGCCCGGCATGGATGGCTTCGAGGTGCTGCGTGAGTTGCGCAAGACCTCCACGATTCCGGTGCTGATGCTCACGGCGATGGGTGAGGAAGCGGACCGCATTGTCGGCCTCGAGCTCGGTGCGGACGATTATTTGCCAAAGACTTTCTCCAGTCGCGAGCTGCTTGCTCGCCTGCGCGCTGTGACCCGCCGCAGCACGCCTGCCGCGAACGGTGCACCAAGTACGAAAGATCTAGTATGTGGCGATCTGGTGGTGAATGAGGAAAGCCATGTCGCCACGCTTGGTGGCGAAGCGCTCGATCTCACCGCGCTGGAGTTTGCTATCCTCGCATGCCTGTTGAAAGCGAAAGGCCGCGTGAAAACGCGTGAAGGCCTGTTGGAGGAAGTGTCCGACCGGCGCTTCGATGTCTTCGATCGCTCGATCGATGTCCACGTCTCGCAGCTCCGCCGCAAGCTCGGCGACGATGCGAAGCAGCCGCGCTTCATCCGCACCATCCGCGGCGTGGGCTACAAGCTGGAGGACACCGCGCCATGA